Sequence from the Halobaculum rubrum genome:
TACGGTCCTTGACAACGGTAACGCGGACGTTACTGACAGGTCGCTGGACATCCGCCAGCTCGGTCTGTCGGCTTCGGTCGACAACGAGAACATCACGACCGCGGAGGCCCTGACCGGCGAGGTCAGCGCCAACGCCGGTAACCGCGACATCACCGTCGAGGTTACCGACTCCGACGACGACGTTGTCCCCGGCGCCACCGCAACCGTCACGCTTGACGGCTCCGGTGAGGGCACGTTCGACGTCGGCACGCTCTCGGATACGGGCACCTACTCGGTCGAGCTCACTGACGTCAGCACTGGCGTCAGTACCACGACCAACGACGTGACCGTGAGCGAGACTGAAGAGGGCGAGTCCGCACTCGGCGCGGGCACGGTCTCGGTCACGCAGGGTGACAACGCCGAGTTCACGATCGAACTGAACAACGACGCCACCGAGGCGACCGTCCTCATCGGCGACATCGCTGAGGACGGCTACCAAGCCAACGTCACTGTCACGGACGGCAATGACGACGGCGAGGTTACGTTCGACTTCAACACCTACACTGCCGGCACGACCGGCAGCACTATCGTCACGCTCGCTGGCGACAGCGAGGGCACTGACGACACAGTCGCGCTGGACAACCAGGGCGACGATGAGCAGACGCTCTCGGACATCCTCGACACTGGCGACTACATCGTCAGTACGAGCACGGGCGACGCGGCCGCGACGGCCGACAGCCCCGACGAGGTCGGTACGCTCATCATCGAGGAGCGCTCGGTGCCGAGCCAGCAGCTCTGGCGGACGAGCGACGACACGCTCGAAGCGGTCGGTGACGCAATCGACGATGAGGACGTCGACGAGGTGTCGGCAATCACCTCGGCTGTCGAGAACGGCCAGGTCACGCAGACTGACACGGTCGCTATCGACCCCGATGGTGGCATGGACGACGTCCTTGTCCACCAGGTTTCCGCTGATGGTCTCGAGGGCGTCCTCGCGAACGTGAGTGCCAGCGACGACTCCACGACCACCGCCTTCTACAAGGCGACGCAGACCAACAACACGTACGGCCAGCCCGTGCTGGAGGTTCTCTTCGAGGAGACCAACCCCGGCTCGAACGCTGACCCTGCGACGCTCAACCTGAGCGCGCTCGGCAGCGCGCCGGACGCACTGACGGTTGTGTACGACGACACGTCGTCGACGTACTACGTTTTCCTCGACACGGACACTCTGGAGAGCCAGGGCTTCGAGGACGGCGATAACGTCGAGACGGAGGTCAACGTGCAGGACGAGCACCTGCTCGACATCGACAGCGATGTCACCGCAGAGAACGCCGAGGACGAGTACCAGACCGCCGCAGCGAACTTCAGTGTCGAGGAGGCAACGGGCAGCTTCGACACGAACGCTGACGACGAGGTTGAAGCAGCCGCCGGTGACGCGTCCATCACGGGTACGACGAACGTCGCGCCCGGGACGGAGTTCACGGTTCGCGTCCAGTCCACCGACGAGACGCAGCCGCGCTTCATCGAGACGCAGACCGTGACTGTCGCTTCGGACGGCTCGTTCGAGGCAACGTTCAACCTGAGCAACAACGCTGCTGGCGACACGTTCACCGCGAGCGCCCGCCAGGCAGCCTTCTCCGCATCGGCTGACGGCGTGCTCGTCGAGAGCACGGCCACGCCGACCGCGACCGCGACGCCTGACGAGGGCACGGCAACCGCGACCGCGACGGCAACGGCAACCGCAACCGCGACGGCGACCGCGACGGCCACCGAGGCTGACGACGGTACGCCGACCGCGACCGCGACGCCCGACGAGGAGACGACGACCTCGACGTCGACGCCCGGCTTCGGCGCGGTGCTGGCAGTCATCGCCCTGATGGGCGCCGCGCTGCTGGCCGCTCGTCGCAACAACTAACTAATCACGACTGACCGGCCGTACCCGGTCACGTCCGCTTCACGCGGACCCATTCTTTCGACGCGCTCACACCGACCAGCGACGGCGGTCGCATTGGGATGCACCCCGACGGCCGGGAGATTCACGTCCCCCTGAGCAGTACTGTAGGATATGTCCGACGCAGAGCGCCTGCGTGACGGCCCCGCGACTGGGATCGACCTCGGCGCCCTCCCGCTCGAACTGCGAGCGATGGCTCGCAAGATCGCGGTGAACGGAACGCCGGGACACTCGACGGAGAACTCTTCGGCACAGTTCACGAACGTCGTCTACCTCGATGGCGACCAGCAGGCGGCAGCTGAGCTGTTCGCCGAGGTGAATGCAGACAAGCTTGAGCAGATGGAGTTCTCAAAGCGGAACGTCCTGCAGACATCGATGGAGCGTCCACTGTATGACCTCATTCTCGATGCGCACGGCGAGCGGAAACTCGAGTGGTGTGAGGACCTCATCGTCGAACGCCGGCGTGATGGGAGTACCTGGGTCTTCGAGAAAGAGGCGTACATCTCGCAACAGGGGCAACGCTACCGCGTCAACGACCGAAGTCACGGTGCCGCGCGGGTCGACCGCTCGCTGCAGGCGTTGTACGATGAGTTGAAGCCGACGATCACACCGTCGACGCTCCGGGAGGCCGGCGTCGAGGGCGACGTGGCGCCGGTGATCGCGTACTACCGTCAGAACTCTGAGTTTGACAACACCACCCTTGCAGAATAACACAACTCGGAGGCATCAATCGAAATCGTAAAATACGGAAATTCGTTGGTGGCACGACGGTGCAACCTGAGACGAGAGTGCTTGACGAGTTGCCCCGCGCAACTAACAAGCATGTTAAGATCTACGCCGTTGCACTCGTCGAAATTCTTGGACAAGCCATCGGTAACTACAATTACTGCCACGAACCGAGAGGAGGTCCGAGGATCGGAGTTCCGGCGTGACCACTGACCGATCTGGTCGGAGACGACCCAATCCTGAGAACTGAACACTGAATCGGCCCGTCGCTGACGCACCGGTGTTCAGATCGGGGTGATCTACTCCTCAAAGAGGACGTACGCGCCCTCGATCTCGGGGTGCTCCTCGACGGTACCCTCGACGAGCAGATCGCCGAGAGCGTGCTTCACGTCCACCTCATCGAACTCGTCGGCGAGCGCGTCGACGAGTCGTTCCTTCGTTCGAGAACCCGGCTGTTCGAGGTTTTCGACGATCGCGGCATGGACAGATCGGTCCTTCATGTTCAGTTTTCACCAGAGTTCCTCGGCCTCGGCGTCGAGCTGCGTGCCGGCGTACTGCAGGTAGTCGTTTGCGCTCGACAAATCGGCGTGTCCCATCGTCTGGCGGATGTACTGTGGCGTCGCGCCTCGCGCCGCGATCAGTGTCCCGTAGGTGTGCCGGAGGACGTGGGGCGTGATCTTCTTCCGGAGGTCGGTCTCGGCCGCCACCCGCTTCACACGGTTCGTGACTGTCTGTCGGGTCGCGTCGTACGCCTCGTGATAGCTGAAGTAGTCACGGAGCCGCCGTACCGTCCCCGGATGCTTCAGCGGGATCGTCCGTGCGGAGTGCTCGGTTTTCGGCGACCACTCGCCTTCGGCGGGCGGCACCCGCAACCGCTCGGCCTGCCAGTCGATCCAGTCGTCACGGAGGTGCGCGAGCTCGTCGGCTCGCAGGCCCGTGTGGGCGAGCGCGTAGATCGTCACCTGGTGGTCGAGATCTCGTTCGTCGGCGGCCGCGAGCAACTCGTCAAGCTCGGATTCGGTAAGGGGTTCTCTTGTCCACGCCATGGCAGACAGTAAAACGAGTTTCCAGCGAGACGTAAATACGGCCCGTGCGGACCCCCGAACGCCGGCCGACTTTGACAGACGTATAGCTCTGTAAAACTCAGTCCGCCGTCGGCGGCTGTCCGAACGCGTCTTGGTTCATGAGTCGCTGCGCGGCGAGCCGCTCGACGACCTCGGTGTCCTCAGCATCCGGAACGCGCGCGTCGTCGACGAGCCGAACCAAGTAGACGCGACGCCCGAGCCGGTCGACGACGACGGGCTGGTCGCCAGGGATCGAGCCGTCGTCACCGAGAACGCCGTCGCGACCGAGCCCGTCCTTCGGGAGTGCCACGAGCCCGCTACCGCCGTTTGCTTGCAGTTTGCGCATACAGTGGCTGTCCTGACTATCCGGGATAAATGGCCCGTGCGGTGGTAGTCTCTGTACAGAGTCTCGTGTTTTCGCGGAGGTACTAGTACGGGGGTCAGGACAGCCGGAGTATCGGCCGCCCTACCGGCCGAACGGAGCATGGAACCGGACACCCCGCCGCCCCGTGCGGGCGGCACCGACGGCGGTTTCGAGGAGCATCGTATCAAGCGCCCCCGCGAGCCCGGGCTCGATCTCACGGTCGGCGACGTAGCACGCGTCGACGAGTACGTCGACGATCTCGTCGGGAGGCGAGCGTGAGCCTGGGAGACCTGATCGAGGCGGTCGAGCAGGCGTTGTCGACGCTCGACGAGCTGATCGGCGGGCTGCTGTCGATGCCGACGAGCGACGACGACTCCGGCCCGGACAACCGGCCGCCGATCACGCCGACCTCGAAGGCGATCGAGGCGTGGCCGACAGAGTCGCATCGCACAGACCCGCATCCCGGGCCGGCGTTCGAGGGACACCGCGTCCCGCTCGGAGGTGACTCGTGAGCGAGTGCCCGTGGCCCGGCTGCCACGAGCTGCCGACGGTGACCGTCGTCGAGCCTCCCGACGGTGCCGATGCGGTCACGGCGGGCACGACCGGCGCGCCGGCCGGCCGCTACTGTCCCGAACACGCCAAACGCGTCCGCGACGGCGACTCGTGGGAGCTCGAGGAGAGCGAGTCCGAGCGCGTCGAGTCGGACGTGCGCTGGCGCGACTTCTCACAGACGGAGGTCGCCGATGACTGACGGGGAGGTCCGCGTCAGCGAACGCGGTGAGGAGGCCGTCGTCGAGGCGCCGAGCCTGAACGGCGAGATCTTCGTCGACCTCGACAGCGGCGTGTCGGGACAGGCGACGGTGCACGCGCCGACCGGCACGAAAACCGTCCACGACGACGGCTTCAACCCGGACAGCGAGGCCGAAGACGAACCGGCCACTGACGGCGGCTACGCGAGGCCGACGGAGCGGCTGACGCTCCGCGGCACCGGGATCACCGAGGAGGGCGGCGCGATGCTCGCCGTCTTCGGCGTGCTCTGCCTGCTCTCGGCGTTCGAACCGGACCTCGCGCCGCTCGGTGCGGCGGTCGCCGGCATCGGGCTGGCGTACATCGGCGCCCGAGCGAAGTTCTCGCTGGCGGCGACGGGAGGTGACGACGCGTGAGCACGACGCCAGAGGCCCGCGTGCGGTTCCTCGGCGGGGTGCTCGCCACGTCGATCGTCTCGCTGTCGTTCACGCTGGCGCTGCTGTTCGACGGCGGGCTGCTCGCGGCGGCGTCGGCGCTGCTACCGCTCCCGCTGTGGGCGTACATTGCCTGGGAGGAACTCGGCACCGCGGCGCCGACGCGAGCTCGAGAGCCGGAGGTCGCAACAGACGGCGGACCACGGACTCGTCGCCCGGAAAGCGACGGAGACGACAGATGAACTACGACACACTATTCAGCAAGCGAGCAGCGGCGCTCGCGATGGTGGTATTGCTCGTCGTCAGTGCGGGCGGGGCGGTCGCACAGGCGTCGATGACGATCAACGATCCGGGCGAAGTCAACTACGAGAGCGACGCGGTGCACAACCCCGGAATCGGGGTGACCCTCGAGAAGGACACGCACCAGGTCGGCTGGGGACTCACGCAGTACGAAGGGAACTCTGGTGAGCTGGTGACGCCAGACGCGCGAGTGAACGACTCGGAGGCGAACCCGGTCGGCGTGACCGCGACGGACATCAACTTCTCC
This genomic interval carries:
- a CDS encoding tyrosine-type recombinase/integrase — its product is MAWTREPLTESELDELLAAADERDLDHQVTIYALAHTGLRADELAHLRDDWIDWQAERLRVPPAEGEWSPKTEHSARTIPLKHPGTVRRLRDYFSYHEAYDATRQTVTNRVKRVAAETDLRKKITPHVLRHTYGTLIAARGATPQYIRQTMGHADLSSANDYLQYAGTQLDAEAEELW
- a CDS encoding BGTF surface domain-containing protein, which translates into the protein MTDNNNKIRALFLTALMVFSVFAGTVAFAGTAAAATSGLSVSPSDAAPGDTITVSATAATGGNDVTYAIDADQDGSIQSDEHIATNTSDTNGNSEVTFTPSDIAGITADSDGTYTVYAVEEGNGDGTDDTTYTVSSPGSTYDQSTTLNLNSDTDAPSVSGAVEFSDTDGANIAGGTTDSESIIEVGFSEDVLQNDSSSALTTTDNITVYVNDEDVTSDYTLDSAGDTNGQIVLSSSTALDPGDEVIVNINALSDTTGVDSAEPGNVSVTVTGTTLAESGSDLSTFEGATVAFVTEDGSEDLNQDLEIVTDGGEFIFSGSTGPGSQVYVFDTADRNTSATYQFSTVLDNGNADVTDRSLDIRQLGLSASVDNENITTAEALTGEVSANAGNRDITVEVTDSDDDVVPGATATVTLDGSGEGTFDVGTLSDTGTYSVELTDVSTGVSTTTNDVTVSETEEGESALGAGTVSVTQGDNAEFTIELNNDATEATVLIGDIAEDGYQANVTVTDGNDDGEVTFDFNTYTAGTTGSTIVTLAGDSEGTDDTVALDNQGDDEQTLSDILDTGDYIVSTSTGDAAATADSPDEVGTLIIEERSVPSQQLWRTSDDTLEAVGDAIDDEDVDEVSAITSAVENGQVTQTDTVAIDPDGGMDDVLVHQVSADGLEGVLANVSASDDSTTTAFYKATQTNNTYGQPVLEVLFEETNPGSNADPATLNLSALGSAPDALTVVYDDTSSTYYVFLDTDTLESQGFEDGDNVETEVNVQDEHLLDIDSDVTAENAEDEYQTAAANFSVEEATGSFDTNADDEVEAAAGDASITGTTNVAPGTEFTVRVQSTDETQPRFIETQTVTVASDGSFEATFNLSNNAAGDTFTASARQAAFSASADGVLVESTATPTATATPDEGTATATATATATATATATATATEADDGTPTATATPDEETTTSTSTPGFGAVLAVIALMGAALLAARRNN